One segment of Candidatus Nitrospira nitrificans DNA contains the following:
- a CDS encoding response regulator has translation MVKVLIVDDDQMNCDLLQSVFTRHGCHVISTTNGQEGLDLFRAHNPRVTLVDLRMPEMDGLTVLKEIRAIDPHASVIILGGGATETQENQARALRATDFIRKGLSLDVLVEAVTRLSQLPEPSTITQPPRDNGNVIEQIDETVLVVDDEPLLCDLLVRFLTLRGYRAFGVTNGDEALRIVEEMPPDVIVLDLVMPGVPGVEVLRTLRDKGYAGGLIIMTGSHNEELLQEAWSLGPQEILIKPVDLERLLTAIQLVLVCREC, from the coding sequence ATGGTCAAAGTCTTGATCGTAGACGACGATCAGATGAATTGCGATCTGTTGCAGAGCGTCTTCACCCGTCACGGGTGTCACGTCATTTCAACGACCAATGGACAGGAAGGTCTTGATCTCTTCCGCGCGCACAATCCACGAGTCACTCTGGTGGACCTCCGCATGCCGGAGATGGACGGATTGACCGTCTTAAAGGAAATCCGGGCCATCGATCCTCATGCGTCGGTGATTATCCTGGGTGGTGGAGCCACCGAAACTCAGGAAAATCAAGCACGAGCTCTACGAGCCACGGATTTTATCAGAAAGGGATTGTCGCTGGACGTCCTTGTCGAAGCCGTCACTCGACTCTCACAGTTGCCTGAACCGTCGACGATCACGCAGCCCCCTCGTGACAATGGGAATGTCATCGAACAGATCGATGAAACGGTCTTGGTGGTCGACGATGAGCCGCTCCTGTGCGATCTCTTGGTCCGGTTTCTCACTCTGCGCGGTTATCGGGCGTTTGGCGTCACAAATGGCGACGAGGCTCTGCGGATCGTCGAAGAGATGCCGCCCGATGTGATCGTGCTCGACCTGGTCATGCCTGGCGTGCCGGGGGTGGAAGTGCTTCGCACCTTGCGCGATAAAGGCTATGCCGGTGGTCTCATCATCATGACCGGAAGTCACAATGAGGAGTTGCTTCAAGAAGCTTGGAGCCTGGGCCCTCAGGAGATCCTGATCAAGCCGGTCGATCTGGAGCGCCTCTTAACCGCGATCCAGCTTGTACTCGTCTGCCGCGAGTGCTAA
- a CDS encoding M1 family metallopeptidase, with protein MPIRKRLLRSCLIVLLSLSIVHTWGTSALSAQKNVTHIHHALSVELIPATHELVASDLIELEVDPQVTSVTFSLAHTLHVEAIAMRMHAISGGQSSQDEVVPFTTVRLPETRVQRIVVSLPKDHGRRVALVMSYRGQINDPPREPRHLRFVTPSETAGHIGMEGVYLSGESRWYPDVSGSFGTYRVTAQVPLGWTVVASGRKEGETANSGKTSSIWIVQDQSEAFTLVANKFVTTSREWKSPTGQRVELQTHFFPDNAGLADEYLDATARYLEAYVGILGSYPFDKFAVVENFFASGLGLPSFTLLGSGSIKRHYIQPYALGHEIVHSWIGNSVFNRDDHGNWVEGMTTYLANYYWHEATQDVPQAFEQRRMMLDGYNLYVTPETDYAVSQFLRKHDEKDNAIGYQKAAFVFHLLRQAIGDEPFWRGVKTFVSSYRNRPADWKSIEEVFARESGQDLRWFFEQWVEQPGAPRVSLRNAHARLMKGEGDEEAWRLTVQIEQAEKSFRMTIPLRIVMKESTDIKSITLSQSRTNVAELVLPSQPLRVELDPQLMTFRRLTRHQLPPMLNVYVTDPRKTVVRAFSDPASPLQQVVSRIADHELTGSLRTTVVSFQEHALPHEGSLLVLAGVDQRQAVQSVVQESCGDRVALGERGFRIDGQTYDGPTMAVLFSCHRANVPGSVITVLYGVTSGAVEKLSRFLFYYGWHSYIIFQDGAVTRREVWHGSPDVKEVMIDATS; from the coding sequence ATGCCCATCAGGAAGCGTCTTCTTCGCTCTTGCCTCATCGTCCTGCTGTCGCTCTCCATCGTTCACACGTGGGGCACGTCGGCCCTGTCCGCTCAGAAGAATGTCACCCACATTCATCACGCCCTCTCGGTCGAGTTGATTCCCGCCACACATGAGCTTGTGGCGAGCGATCTGATCGAATTGGAGGTTGATCCACAGGTCACGTCGGTCACGTTCAGCCTTGCCCATACGCTGCATGTCGAGGCCATCGCCATGCGTATGCATGCAATCTCGGGTGGACAGAGCAGCCAGGACGAAGTCGTTCCCTTCACGACAGTGCGTCTTCCTGAGACCAGGGTCCAGCGCATTGTCGTCTCTCTTCCCAAAGACCATGGTCGGAGAGTGGCATTGGTCATGAGCTATCGTGGGCAGATCAATGACCCTCCCAGAGAGCCGCGGCACTTGAGATTCGTGACACCCAGTGAGACAGCCGGCCATATCGGTATGGAAGGTGTGTACTTGAGCGGTGAAAGTCGGTGGTATCCCGATGTCAGCGGCTCCTTCGGCACCTATCGGGTGACGGCTCAGGTTCCACTGGGTTGGACGGTGGTGGCATCCGGACGTAAGGAAGGCGAGACGGCGAACTCGGGAAAGACCTCGTCAATCTGGATCGTTCAGGACCAGTCCGAGGCATTCACACTCGTGGCCAACAAGTTTGTGACGACATCGCGAGAATGGAAAAGCCCGACCGGGCAGCGCGTCGAACTCCAAACCCATTTCTTCCCGGACAATGCCGGCTTGGCGGATGAGTACCTCGATGCGACCGCACGGTATCTCGAGGCATATGTCGGGATCCTCGGGAGCTATCCATTCGACAAATTCGCAGTGGTCGAGAATTTTTTTGCAAGCGGCCTTGGCCTGCCGTCGTTCACCCTCCTCGGCAGCGGGAGCATCAAGCGCCACTATATTCAACCCTATGCCTTGGGTCACGAGATCGTCCATTCATGGATCGGCAATTCCGTGTTCAATCGCGATGACCACGGCAACTGGGTCGAGGGCATGACCACCTACTTGGCTAATTATTACTGGCACGAGGCGACGCAGGATGTTCCGCAAGCCTTCGAGCAAAGACGAATGATGCTTGACGGGTACAATCTCTATGTGACGCCCGAAACCGACTATGCGGTTTCTCAGTTTCTGAGGAAGCATGACGAGAAAGATAACGCCATCGGGTACCAAAAAGCGGCCTTTGTGTTTCACCTCCTTCGACAAGCAATCGGAGATGAGCCGTTCTGGCGAGGCGTGAAGACCTTCGTGAGCAGCTATCGCAATCGTCCGGCGGACTGGAAATCGATCGAGGAAGTCTTTGCGCGGGAAAGCGGGCAGGACTTGCGGTGGTTTTTCGAGCAATGGGTCGAACAGCCCGGTGCGCCACGAGTGTCCTTGCGCAATGCCCACGCCCGTCTGATGAAGGGAGAGGGAGACGAAGAAGCTTGGCGGCTGACGGTCCAAATCGAGCAGGCCGAGAAGTCGTTTCGGATGACGATCCCCCTCCGCATCGTGATGAAGGAATCGACGGACATCAAGTCGATCACGTTGAGCCAGTCTCGAACGAACGTTGCCGAATTGGTGCTGCCCAGCCAGCCGCTGCGGGTAGAGCTCGATCCACAGCTCATGACGTTTCGCCGTTTGACGAGACATCAGCTGCCGCCGATGCTGAACGTCTACGTGACGGATCCACGCAAGACGGTGGTGCGGGCGTTTTCCGACCCCGCGTCGCCGCTGCAGCAGGTTGTGTCTCGCATTGCCGATCATGAACTCACGGGATCGCTTCGAACGACCGTGGTCTCGTTCCAAGAACATGCCCTCCCCCATGAGGGATCGCTTCTGGTACTGGCGGGAGTCGACCAGCGACAGGCGGTCCAATCCGTCGTGCAGGAGTCTTGTGGTGATCGCGTCGCTCTTGGAGAGAGGGGTTTCCGGATCGATGGTCAGACTTATGATGGGCCGACGATGGCGGTGCTGTTTTCCTGCCATCGGGCCAATGTGCCCGGCAGTGTCATCACCGTGCTGTATGGCGTGACCTCGGGCGCAGTCGAGAAACTGTCGCGCTTCCTGTTTTATTATGGGTGGCATAGTTACATAATTTTTCAAGATGGAGCCGTGACGAGACGCGAAGTATGGCACGGTTCGCCGGATGTCAAGGAGGTCATGATCGATGCAACGTCGTAA
- a CDS encoding TolB family protein yields the protein MQRRKAGGIWLWGFCALMGLPPCASAADQHKESVAPARSTERHLANIRQLTVGRQNAEAYFSFNGGKLIFQSTNNWIKDSSASPRKPAESGLGCYQMYVMDVESETVRLVSTGTGATTCGYFFPGDSRVLYSSTHAVGPDCPPKPKRDGAYRWALDDYDIYSVQLDGQHLRRLTSSPGYDAEATISPDGKTIVWTSVKDGDLDLYTMNLDGANVRRLTDDIGYDGGAFFSPDSKRIVYRAAHPTDPSEAAKYKELLAQRLIEPGQLEIFVMNADGSGKKQVTTTGASNFSPYFHPDGKRIIFSSNVETRGEGGRPSFHLYLVSDDGAGLERLTTEGHFNSFPMFSPDGKRLVWVSDRYAKEPGEFNVFLADWVP from the coding sequence ATGCAACGTCGTAAGGCCGGGGGAATTTGGCTATGGGGATTCTGTGCCTTGATGGGGCTTCCCCCATGTGCGTCGGCCGCTGATCAACACAAAGAGTCTGTGGCGCCGGCGCGTTCGACGGAACGGCACCTGGCCAATATCCGCCAGCTGACCGTTGGCCGTCAGAACGCCGAGGCCTATTTTTCGTTCAACGGGGGGAAGCTGATTTTTCAATCCACGAACAACTGGATCAAGGATTCGTCCGCCTCTCCGCGAAAACCCGCCGAGTCGGGCCTGGGGTGTTATCAAATGTATGTGATGGATGTGGAAAGCGAGACCGTCCGCTTGGTGAGTACCGGGACGGGCGCCACAACATGCGGCTACTTTTTCCCCGGCGACAGCCGGGTGCTGTACTCATCCACACATGCCGTCGGGCCCGATTGCCCGCCGAAACCCAAACGTGACGGCGCCTATCGATGGGCGCTCGATGATTATGACATTTACTCGGTCCAACTCGATGGGCAGCACCTGCGGAGGTTGACGTCATCACCAGGCTATGACGCGGAAGCCACGATCTCGCCTGACGGGAAGACCATCGTCTGGACTTCGGTGAAGGATGGAGATCTTGATTTGTATACGATGAATCTGGACGGCGCGAACGTTCGTCGCCTGACGGACGATATCGGATATGACGGCGGCGCCTTCTTTTCACCGGACAGTAAGCGAATCGTCTATCGGGCAGCTCATCCGACTGATCCGTCCGAGGCGGCCAAATACAAGGAGCTGCTGGCACAACGGCTGATTGAGCCTGGTCAGCTTGAAATTTTCGTCATGAATGCCGATGGGTCCGGGAAGAAACAGGTCACCACGACCGGCGCGTCGAATTTTTCTCCGTATTTTCATCCTGACGGCAAACGCATCATCTTTTCCTCCAATGTCGAAACGAGAGGGGAAGGGGGACGTCCCAGTTTCCACCTGTATCTGGTGAGTGACGACGGAGCCGGGTTGGAACGTCTCACCACGGAAGGACACTTTAATAGTTTTCCCATGTTTTCCCCGGACGGCAAACGTCTCGTCTGGGTTTCGGATCGCTATGCCAAGGAGCCCGGCGAATTCAACGTGTTCCTGGCCGATTGGGTGCCGTAA
- a CDS encoding phosphatase PAP2 family protein translates to MGAPSQSSKNMAASLAVVGCSSAALAISFLGMAQFDLPITKYVRSVTIHLPWDQLIVPWMAFTSDMGDWVGQGWRLATLSILLLVVGWVFEKPPIKMVAIQSLIAHGLAALLANGLKHLIGRPRPKFVHSGDWQMTLSWASGLDSFPSGHSTASFAVATVLSKRFPLFAPLCIPIALFVALSRVLRGSHFPTDVLGGAVIGILTGFIAMNPLRQWRASMQDGLRYAAMGASAVFALLWVLSRRMEDGLAGILFLALGAGAVAGGLWLRRTHWICRGQTGGGRRSTTSALLIAYGLAAMTTSPLVLASVGFACMASWLDAISRHDDPAETSPGRFLMLESAWLGGLAFAILILVDARGVLPFQ, encoded by the coding sequence ATGGGAGCCCCTTCTCAGTCATCCAAGAACATGGCGGCATCGCTCGCCGTAGTCGGTTGTTCCTCCGCCGCGCTGGCGATCAGCTTTCTTGGCATGGCCCAGTTTGATTTGCCGATCACCAAATACGTGCGATCGGTGACGATCCATCTCCCCTGGGACCAACTTATTGTTCCATGGATGGCATTTACCAGCGATATGGGAGACTGGGTCGGCCAGGGATGGCGGCTGGCAACCTTGAGCATTCTCCTGCTCGTCGTCGGCTGGGTCTTCGAAAAGCCGCCCATCAAGATGGTGGCGATCCAGTCGCTGATCGCTCACGGGCTCGCCGCATTGCTCGCCAACGGGCTGAAACACCTCATCGGCAGACCTCGGCCGAAGTTTGTCCATTCGGGAGATTGGCAGATGACCCTTTCCTGGGCGTCGGGGCTGGACTCCTTTCCCTCGGGTCATAGCACGGCGAGTTTTGCCGTCGCGACGGTGCTGTCGAAACGGTTTCCCCTCTTCGCGCCGCTCTGTATTCCGATCGCGCTATTCGTGGCACTCAGTCGTGTTCTCCGAGGATCGCATTTCCCGACCGATGTCCTCGGAGGGGCGGTGATCGGCATCCTCACCGGTTTCATCGCGATGAACCCATTACGACAGTGGCGCGCTTCCATGCAGGATGGACTACGATATGCGGCGATGGGCGCTTCGGCGGTATTTGCCTTGCTCTGGGTTTTATCCCGGCGAATGGAGGATGGCCTGGCTGGCATCCTCTTCTTGGCGCTCGGGGCAGGCGCGGTAGCGGGCGGCCTATGGCTCCGACGCACTCATTGGATTTGCAGGGGACAAACAGGAGGGGGCAGGCGTTCGACTACATCAGCATTGTTGATTGCGTATGGCCTGGCTGCCATGACTACCTCGCCCCTCGTGCTCGCTTCGGTCGGATTCGCCTGCATGGCATCCTGGCTCGATGCGATAAGTCGGCACGACGACCCAGCCGAAACATCACCTGGGAGGTTCCTGATGCTGGAAAGTGCCTGGCTTGGAGGCTTGGCCTTCGCCATTCTGATTCTCGTGGATGCGCGGGGAGTGTTGCCATTTCAATGA
- a CDS encoding ATP-binding response regulator, with protein MTTTSILVVEDERIIAKGIEKKLKALGYGVTGLASTGEEAIRQATEGRPDMILMDIHLGLGIDGVEAADVIRSRFNIPVVYLTAHSDEATLQRAKVTEPFGYILKPYEDRDLHTAIEMGLYKSKMERRLRESEQWLAGILASIGDGVIATDQKGRVRFMNPVAERLTEWTEADALGKDLREVFPIVEGKTHEPVPNPVYDALETGVPADLSPNTFLIRKAGTEFPVDDVAAPIRDASGRVDGAVLVFRDISERRRLDEHLRQVQKMETLGQLTGGIVHDFNNILAAIMFFGELLLSESLAPEQRQELARDIIGTVRQGSLLTRQIMAFSRKQPLMPCTLNLNTILRDMGPIVKSLIGARIELVVDLDSDIAPVKADPSQIGQVVLNLTMNARDAMPKGGRLILTTRNAELSEQTSPEHPDVIPGLYVLLSVRDTGSGISDDVLSHIFEPFFTTKEAEKGTGLGLSTVYGIVKQNGGHIDVSSKVQEGTTFRVYLPVAETLPPKPSSLGVLPAARGQETILLVEDSDTVRTMITIVLQIQGYNVLETSNGSEALAAAANHRGTIHLVITDLVMPELSGREMADRLTAIRPGLRVLFMSGITDDAVIQQGVESSRFDFLRKPFNIATLTQTVRGILDRQ; from the coding sequence ATGACGACAACCAGTATTCTCGTGGTCGAGGACGAGCGGATCATCGCGAAGGGCATTGAAAAGAAACTCAAGGCGTTGGGGTATGGAGTGACTGGTCTGGCTTCGACCGGGGAAGAAGCCATCCGGCAGGCGACAGAAGGTCGGCCCGACATGATTCTCATGGACATTCATCTTGGCCTCGGCATAGACGGCGTCGAGGCGGCGGATGTAATTCGTTCCAGGTTTAATATTCCCGTCGTGTACCTGACCGCTCACTCCGACGAAGCCACGCTTCAGCGGGCCAAAGTGACGGAGCCCTTCGGCTACATCCTCAAACCTTACGAGGATCGGGATCTCCACACCGCCATTGAGATGGGATTGTACAAATCCAAAATGGAGCGTCGGCTGCGGGAAAGCGAGCAATGGCTTGCGGGCATACTCGCAAGCATCGGCGACGGAGTGATCGCTACGGACCAGAAGGGACGGGTGCGGTTCATGAACCCGGTAGCGGAGCGGTTGACGGAGTGGACAGAAGCCGACGCCCTCGGCAAAGACCTGCGAGAGGTCTTCCCGATCGTCGAGGGGAAGACCCACGAGCCGGTCCCAAACCCGGTCTATGACGCGCTAGAGACGGGCGTTCCCGCTGATCTTTCCCCGAACACCTTCCTTATCCGAAAGGCGGGAACGGAATTCCCTGTCGACGATGTCGCGGCCCCAATCCGGGACGCAAGCGGCAGAGTCGACGGGGCGGTGTTGGTCTTCCGAGACATCAGTGAGCGTCGTCGACTGGACGAGCACCTGCGGCAAGTGCAGAAAATGGAGACCCTCGGGCAGCTGACAGGCGGCATCGTCCACGACTTCAACAACATCCTGGCTGCCATCATGTTTTTCGGGGAATTATTGCTCTCCGAATCCTTGGCTCCTGAACAGAGACAAGAACTCGCCCGGGACATCATCGGGACCGTGAGGCAGGGTTCCCTGCTGACCCGGCAGATCATGGCCTTCAGCCGTAAGCAACCCCTCATGCCTTGTACGCTGAATTTGAACACCATTTTGCGAGACATGGGGCCGATCGTAAAGAGCCTCATCGGGGCGAGGATCGAGCTCGTGGTCGACCTGGATTCGGACATCGCCCCCGTCAAAGCCGACCCGTCGCAGATAGGGCAGGTGGTCTTGAACTTGACGATGAACGCTCGTGACGCCATGCCGAAAGGCGGACGGCTGATCCTTACCACCAGGAACGCCGAGTTGAGCGAGCAAACGAGTCCGGAGCATCCCGACGTGATACCGGGCCTCTACGTCCTGCTGTCGGTGCGCGACACCGGAAGCGGCATCTCCGATGATGTGCTATCCCACATTTTCGAGCCGTTTTTCACCACGAAGGAGGCCGAGAAGGGCACCGGCCTGGGCCTCTCCACAGTATATGGAATCGTCAAGCAGAATGGAGGCCACATTGATGTTTCAAGTAAAGTGCAGGAGGGGACCACCTTCCGTGTGTACCTTCCGGTCGCCGAGACACTGCCACCCAAGCCAAGCAGCCTTGGCGTTCTGCCGGCGGCGAGGGGCCAAGAAACGATCCTGCTCGTCGAGGACAGTGACACGGTCAGGACCATGATCACGATCGTCCTCCAAATACAGGGCTACAACGTGCTGGAGACATCGAACGGATCGGAAGCGCTGGCGGCGGCAGCGAACCACAGGGGAACGATCCATCTGGTGATCACCGACTTAGTCATGCCGGAGTTGTCCGGTCGGGAGATGGCCGATCGGCTGACAGCCATCAGGCCTGGTCTACGGGTGTTATTTATGTCCGGGATCACTGATGACGCAGTGATTCAGCAGGGTGTGGAGTCGTCCCGGTTTGACTTCCTACGCAAGCCATTCAACATCGCAACGTTGACACAAACGGTGCGCGGGATATTGGATCGGCAATAG
- a CDS encoding PAS domain S-box protein — translation MLVKGGASYALALLATVVVVAVRYLLDYFLGAQFNFLLPFILAVIVSAWHGGLWCGLFATLLNLVVGIAFAMNTDDGAHIMESEWVRIALFAGIGITVSSLSESLHRQRQAAEVAAAEAALRRTQLETEIAERQEAESQARQWESVFNKASWAVAVTDPIDDKLKAVNPAFAAMHGFTVEELLGRPLADVCAPESRLEWTTHTQTARQSRDYTYESIHIRHDGTRFPCVTHMTTVKGSHGKAQFHTATFEDITARKRAEAAVHEQGARLRAIVDHAVDGIITIDERGMIESFNPAAERLFGYAASEVLKQNVKILMPEPYHSEHDGYLAHYRHTGEAKIIGIGREVVGRRKDGSTFPLDLAVSEVRLGDHRLFTGITRDITERKQHDARLRASLEEKVILLKEIHHRVKNNLQIISSLLDLQSDHTDDRQAQEMFKESQGRVRSMALIHERLYRSQDLARVHVSEYVEQLAQDLYRTYKVSDADIALHVEVTIPPLPLDIAIPCGLILNELLSNCLKHGFKDTELGWIRVTWRGDGSNNVLTVADNGVGFPPDLDVRHATSFGLQLVNTLVEQLEGKIELLHMRGAVVILTFPSPDGWKEWVA, via the coding sequence ATGCTGGTGAAGGGCGGGGCTAGTTACGCACTTGCGCTCCTCGCCACAGTCGTCGTTGTCGCCGTACGATATCTTCTTGATTACTTCCTCGGCGCACAATTCAACTTCTTGCTGCCGTTCATCCTCGCGGTCATAGTTTCAGCGTGGCACGGCGGCCTTTGGTGCGGCCTCTTCGCCACACTGCTGAACCTGGTCGTCGGCATCGCCTTTGCCATGAATACCGACGACGGCGCACACATCATGGAAAGTGAATGGGTGCGAATCGCCCTGTTTGCCGGGATCGGCATCACCGTCAGCTCGCTCAGCGAGTCGCTGCATCGACAGCGACAAGCGGCCGAAGTCGCCGCAGCGGAGGCCGCTCTGCGACGGACGCAGCTCGAAACGGAGATTGCCGAGCGCCAGGAAGCGGAAAGCCAGGCCCGTCAGTGGGAGTCCGTCTTCAACAAGGCGAGTTGGGCGGTGGCCGTGACCGATCCCATCGACGACAAACTCAAGGCCGTCAACCCTGCCTTTGCCGCCATGCACGGCTTCACCGTCGAGGAGTTGCTCGGCAGGCCCCTAGCCGATGTATGCGCTCCGGAGAGCCGCTTGGAGTGGACCACGCACACGCAGACCGCTCGCCAGAGCAGGGACTACACGTACGAGTCGATCCACATCCGCCACGACGGTACGCGTTTCCCTTGTGTGACTCATATGACGACCGTAAAAGGTTCCCATGGTAAGGCTCAATTCCATACCGCCACCTTCGAAGACATCACTGCTCGCAAACGAGCGGAAGCGGCGGTGCATGAACAGGGAGCCCGACTGCGCGCGATCGTCGATCATGCGGTGGACGGGATCATCACCATCGACGAGCGAGGGATGATAGAGAGTTTCAATCCGGCAGCCGAACGACTCTTCGGCTATGCGGCATCCGAGGTCCTCAAGCAAAACGTCAAGATTCTCATGCCCGAACCTTATCATAGCGAGCATGACGGCTATCTGGCTCACTACCGACATACGGGAGAGGCCAAAATTATCGGCATCGGACGCGAAGTCGTGGGGCGTCGCAAAGATGGCTCTACGTTTCCCCTTGATCTCGCCGTGAGCGAGGTGCGCCTTGGCGACCACCGGCTCTTTACCGGCATCACACGGGACATCACGGAACGCAAGCAGCACGACGCGCGCTTGAGGGCTTCGCTTGAGGAGAAGGTAATCCTGCTCAAGGAAATCCATCACCGAGTCAAGAACAACCTTCAGATCATCTCCAGCTTGCTCGATCTCCAATCCGACCACACGGACGACCGACAGGCGCAAGAGATGTTCAAGGAGAGTCAGGGACGCGTGCGCTCGATGGCGCTGATCCACGAACGGCTTTATCGGTCACAGGACTTGGCACGTGTGCATGTCTCCGAGTATGTCGAGCAACTCGCACAAGACCTTTACCGCACCTATAAGGTATCGGATGCCGATATCGCGCTGCACGTTGAGGTCACCATACCGCCGCTGCCTCTTGATATAGCCATCCCCTGCGGGTTGATTCTGAACGAGCTCCTGTCGAACTGTCTCAAACACGGTTTCAAGGATACCGAGCTGGGCTGGATCAGAGTGACGTGGCGTGGCGACGGTTCGAACAACGTCTTGACCGTGGCTGACAACGGAGTCGGGTTTCCACCGGACCTCGATGTTCGCCACGCCACGTCCTTCGGATTGCAGTTGGTCAATACCCTCGTCGAACAGCTGGAGGGCAAGATCGAGCTGTTACATATGAGGGGAGCGGTGGTCATCCTCACCTTCCCCAGTCCTGATGGATGGAAGGAGTGGGTCGCATGA
- a CDS encoding ArnT family glycosyltransferase, which translates to MGLTDRDEGRNAEAGREMFASGDFVTPTFNEELRVAKPVFVYWLMTMSYHVFGVSEFAARAPSALFGVGLIVMHYLFLTRLRGSTVGLYGALMLLLNIEVLALGRMAITDSVLIFCTTLSLYGFWLGLHEPGRGRHWIWAFYAGMALATLTKGPVGFAVPLITGLLYLAATRRWLTFWRRGAPISGTMLFLLLAGPWYVAMFILHGDAYSSQAKVHTVGRFLAPMEGHGVGWWFYVPVLLLGFYPWSAFLPAGLYRAYRSWRESRALQNHRQEPDGSETPLGSGDELEWFAGLWIVGVFIFFSLSSTRLPHYIGPLFPACALLAASYWAQAMKDPSTKGLRGSIHFLMGIGYLLAVGFASAPSLFIKFSGKMVKEFPLAGQFDLGIGPYIGAAIILVAMGLIGYFGLNDNRRSIVFGAAGGALASVFLVAILVVVPGLNRYAIAPPQELAYAAGLNLNPTDQLIAFGSTRPSIAFYARRTVTFIPSNEIDRLRAALRKEGRTMILLPEYVQDALPEEAAGFEPILKRYGYVLLGNQPMLTLPQAPKIVSPHPTKTP; encoded by the coding sequence ATGGGCCTGACAGATCGCGACGAAGGCCGCAATGCCGAGGCCGGTCGGGAAATGTTCGCCTCCGGCGACTTCGTCACCCCGACCTTCAACGAGGAGCTACGCGTCGCCAAGCCGGTCTTTGTGTATTGGCTGATGACGATGTCGTATCACGTCTTCGGCGTGAGTGAGTTTGCGGCGCGGGCGCCTTCAGCCCTGTTCGGGGTTGGGTTGATCGTGATGCACTATCTGTTTCTCACTCGGCTGCGTGGCTCGACCGTCGGTCTGTATGGCGCCCTGATGTTGCTCCTGAACATCGAGGTACTGGCCCTTGGGCGCATGGCGATCACCGATAGTGTCTTGATCTTCTGCACCACCCTGTCGCTCTACGGGTTTTGGCTCGGCCTCCACGAACCAGGCCGAGGGCGCCATTGGATCTGGGCCTTTTATGCCGGCATGGCCTTGGCCACCTTAACGAAAGGGCCCGTGGGATTCGCCGTCCCGCTGATTACTGGTCTCTTGTATCTCGCCGCCACCAGGCGATGGCTCACTTTTTGGCGCCGGGGCGCGCCGATCAGCGGCACGATGCTTTTTCTGCTCCTCGCCGGTCCCTGGTATGTTGCCATGTTCATCCTCCATGGAGATGCCTACTCTTCTCAGGCGAAAGTCCACACGGTAGGGCGATTTCTCGCTCCGATGGAGGGTCACGGCGTAGGCTGGTGGTTCTATGTTCCAGTCTTGCTGCTGGGCTTTTATCCCTGGAGCGCATTCCTGCCGGCGGGACTCTATCGCGCCTATCGGAGCTGGCGAGAATCCCGCGCACTGCAAAACCATAGACAGGAACCGGATGGATCAGAAACGCCATTAGGCTCGGGGGATGAGCTGGAGTGGTTCGCAGGGCTCTGGATCGTCGGTGTGTTCATATTCTTTAGTCTATCCTCCACCCGGCTGCCTCATTACATCGGTCCGCTGTTTCCCGCTTGCGCCCTCCTGGCTGCTTCGTATTGGGCTCAGGCCATGAAAGATCCTTCGACCAAGGGACTGCGCGGGTCGATCCATTTCCTGATGGGGATCGGCTATCTCTTGGCGGTCGGGTTTGCGAGCGCGCCTTCCCTGTTCATCAAATTCTCCGGGAAGATGGTCAAAGAGTTCCCGCTCGCCGGTCAATTCGATCTGGGCATCGGGCCTTACATCGGCGCAGCGATCATCCTGGTCGCTATGGGACTGATCGGGTATTTTGGCTTGAACGACAACAGGCGGAGTATCGTCTTTGGAGCGGCCGGAGGCGCGCTGGCGAGCGTGTTCCTTGTCGCCATTCTGGTGGTCGTTCCAGGACTCAACCGCTACGCGATTGCGCCGCCGCAGGAACTGGCCTATGCGGCCGGGTTGAACCTGAATCCGACCGACCAACTGATCGCCTTCGGTTCGACCAGACCATCGATCGCCTTCTATGCGCGACGAACCGTGACCTTTATCCCATCCAACGAAATCGACCGGCTGCGTGCCGCGCTGCGCAAAGAGGGCCGGACGATGATCCTACTCCCGGAATACGTTCAGGATGCCTTGCCTGAAGAAGCGGCTGGGTTTGAGCCGATTCTTAAGCGGTACGGCTATGTGTTGTTAGGCAATCAACCGATGCTCACTCTGCCTCAGGCCCCGAAGATTGTTTCACCACACCCAACGAAGACTCCTTGA
- a CDS encoding lipid-A-disaccharide synthase N-terminal domain-containing protein: MTTETIWLGIGFLGQGLFFGRWLVQWIASERTAESRVPISFWYMSLIGGLITLTYAIYRMDPVFISGQALGAVVYVRNLVLIHRADQTKSEPRPQA, translated from the coding sequence ATGACCACTGAAACCATCTGGCTTGGTATCGGTTTTCTCGGCCAAGGACTGTTTTTTGGCCGTTGGTTGGTGCAATGGATTGCATCCGAACGGACTGCCGAAAGCCGCGTCCCCATTTCCTTTTGGTATATGAGTCTCATCGGAGGACTGATTACGCTGACCTACGCGATCTACCGAATGGACCCTGTGTTTATCTCAGGACAGGCGCTCGGGGCGGTCGTTTACGTACGCAATCTGGTCCTCATTCACCGCGCGGATCAAACCAAGAGCGAGCCTCGGCCGCAGGCATGA